A region of Mesorhizobium sp. AR02 DNA encodes the following proteins:
- a CDS encoding sugar phosphate isomerase/epimerase family protein, whose amino-acid sequence MHLSTHNWMRAEPLETTLKRIKKFGYESIEISGEPEQYKTKETRALLKEHGIRCWGAVTLMLGERNLAAKNQGQRERSVQYVKDVLTMVSELDGEIITLVPATVGKVVPDGTEEEEWKWVVDATRECFTHAKKVGVKIAVEPLNRFETYLFNRGAQALALADAVSPECGVCLDAYHIHMEEFNVHDAIRQVGKRLFDFHVADNNRFAAGLGQIDWPRIVATLKEVGYDGALTNEFVAPVDRTPAAPYPEMVERHPVDISPEQLKFIQDHGSSVLTEKFYTDQMRITAETLLPLIK is encoded by the coding sequence ATGCATCTTTCGACGCACAACTGGATGCGCGCGGAGCCTTTGGAGACGACGCTCAAGCGCATCAAGAAATTCGGCTATGAGTCGATCGAGATTTCCGGCGAGCCCGAGCAGTACAAGACCAAGGAGACGCGGGCGCTGCTGAAGGAGCATGGCATCCGCTGCTGGGGTGCGGTGACCTTGATGCTGGGCGAGCGCAACCTTGCCGCCAAGAACCAGGGACAGCGCGAGCGCTCGGTGCAGTATGTCAAGGACGTGCTGACCATGGTCAGCGAGCTCGATGGCGAAATCATCACCCTGGTTCCGGCGACCGTCGGCAAGGTGGTGCCCGACGGTACCGAGGAAGAAGAATGGAAGTGGGTGGTCGACGCGACCCGCGAATGCTTCACCCATGCCAAGAAGGTCGGCGTCAAGATCGCCGTCGAGCCGCTGAACCGGTTCGAGACCTACCTGTTCAATCGCGGCGCCCAGGCGCTGGCGCTGGCAGACGCGGTCAGCCCCGAATGCGGTGTCTGCCTCGACGCCTACCACATCCACATGGAGGAATTTAACGTCCATGACGCCATCCGTCAGGTCGGCAAGCGCCTGTTCGACTTCCATGTCGCCGACAACAACCGCTTCGCCGCCGGCCTTGGCCAGATCGACTGGCCCAGGATCGTCGCCACCTTGAAGGAAGTCGGCTACGACGGCGCACTGACCAACGAGTTCGTCGCCCCGGTCGACCGCACGCCGGCGGCACCCTACCCCGAAATGGTCGAGCGCCACCCGGTCGATATCTCGCCCGAGCAGTTGAAGTTCATCCAGGACCACGGCTCCAGCGTGCTGACCGAAAAATTCTACACCGACCAGATGCGCATCACCGCCGAAACGCTGCTGCCGCTGATCAAGTAG
- a CDS encoding DUF4437 domain-containing protein, whose amino-acid sequence MPSHLKVLALAAMLVVSGRAFALEDSYLPANKIPYVAEAPDQPQRLGPLWGERAKGPAGTLLKVPGNWRAPVHAHTADYRAVVIQGLWAHWQMDGGEATKVELPPGSYWTQKANEMHDDACLSDTECVILLINDTPYETYLQK is encoded by the coding sequence ATGCCAAGTCATCTGAAGGTCCTGGCGCTCGCCGCCATGCTCGTTGTCTCCGGGCGCGCCTTTGCCCTTGAGGACAGCTACCTGCCGGCCAACAAGATTCCCTATGTTGCCGAAGCACCGGACCAGCCGCAGCGCCTAGGACCACTGTGGGGAGAAAGGGCCAAGGGCCCGGCGGGAACATTGCTGAAAGTTCCAGGCAACTGGCGCGCACCTGTTCACGCGCATACCGCTGACTATCGCGCCGTGGTGATCCAGGGTCTATGGGCGCACTGGCAGATGGATGGCGGCGAAGCAACCAAGGTGGAGTTGCCTCCGGGGTCCTACTGGACCCAGAAGGCCAACGAGATGCATGACGACGCTTGCCTGTCCGACACGGAGTGCGTGATCCTGCTGATCAACGACACGCCCTACGAGACCTACCTCCAGAAATAA
- a CDS encoding MFS transporter: protein MAEPATGVIDATLLNPADTDERTEPTWGAVVSLALGVFGLVTAEFLPASLLTPMARDLGVTEGVAGQAVTATAIVAAIAAPTMAIITRRMDRRLVMWMLTSFLILSNLLATFASSLPMLLLARVVLGVALGGFWAMSAAMALRLVPMRLMPRAMSIILTGVSLATVTAAPVGAYVGDIWGWRTAFMIATVVAALALLMQVAAIPKLPPVGVASFRTLLDVLERPSIRVALLVVLLVASGHFAGFTYVRPFLEKVPVLHIETISLVLLAYGIGGFFGNIAGGILAERNLKAAVALAPLLIALAAASMLIFGASPTIAAAAVAAWGFAFGAVPVGLQSWLVRAAPDQAESAGGLMVATFQVAIALGAVFGGLLVDHAGVASAFAYCGAATLLASFVVFLRGPKQAE, encoded by the coding sequence ATGGCCGAACCCGCGACAGGCGTCATCGACGCCACACTTCTGAACCCCGCAGACACCGATGAACGAACCGAACCGACATGGGGTGCCGTTGTCTCACTGGCGCTTGGGGTGTTCGGACTGGTCACCGCCGAATTCCTGCCCGCCAGCCTGCTGACGCCGATGGCGCGCGATCTCGGCGTCACGGAAGGCGTGGCGGGACAAGCGGTGACGGCAACCGCGATCGTCGCCGCGATAGCCGCACCGACCATGGCGATCATCACCAGGCGCATGGACCGCAGGCTGGTGATGTGGATGCTGACGTCGTTCCTCATCCTGTCCAACCTTCTCGCCACCTTTGCTTCGTCGCTGCCCATGCTTCTGCTGGCCCGCGTCGTGCTCGGCGTGGCGCTGGGCGGCTTCTGGGCGATGTCGGCGGCCATGGCGCTGCGGCTGGTGCCGATGCGGCTGATGCCGCGCGCCATGTCGATTATCCTGACCGGGGTTTCGCTTGCCACGGTCACTGCTGCTCCTGTTGGCGCCTATGTCGGCGACATCTGGGGCTGGCGCACGGCCTTCATGATCGCGACAGTCGTCGCTGCGCTGGCATTGCTGATGCAGGTAGCGGCCATTCCAAAGCTGCCGCCGGTCGGTGTCGCGAGCTTCCGCACCTTGCTCGACGTGCTGGAGCGGCCGTCGATCCGGGTGGCCCTGCTGGTCGTGCTGCTGGTCGCTTCCGGGCACTTTGCCGGCTTCACCTATGTACGCCCGTTCCTCGAAAAGGTGCCGGTGCTGCACATCGAGACGATCTCGCTGGTGTTGCTGGCCTATGGCATAGGTGGGTTCTTCGGCAATATCGCCGGCGGCATCCTGGCTGAGCGCAACCTCAAGGCCGCGGTCGCGCTGGCGCCGCTGCTGATTGCCCTGGCCGCCGCCTCGATGTTGATCTTCGGCGCTTCACCGACCATCGCCGCGGCTGCCGTCGCCGCCTGGGGCTTTGCCTTCGGCGCGGTGCCGGTCGGGCTACAGAGCTGGCTGGTGCGGGCTGCGCCCGACCAGGCTGAAAGCGCCGGCGGCTTGATGGTGGCGACCTTCCAGGTGGCGATTGCGCTGGGCGCCGTCTTCGGCGGCCTGCTGGTCGACCATGCTGGCGTGGCCAGCGCCTTCGCCTATTGCGGCGCGGCGACGCTGCTGGCGTCCTTCGTTGTGTTCCTGCGCGGCCCGAAGCAGGCCGAATAA
- a CDS encoding amidase: protein MQSISDRLEIILSRLANRAADEKVFTKLYVEAARAAADASDARGRAGVTLGPLDGTIVSIKDLFDVAGEATTAGSLMRKTATPAVRDATIVSRLRQAGAVIIGKTNMTEFAFTAIGDNMHYGTPGNSIDASRIPGGSSSGAGVSVGEGTSDISIGSDTGGSIRIPAALNGVVGFKPTARRVPLSGAFPLSGTLDSIGPLARTVAQCAAADAVMAGEMPSELAAIPLAGLRIGIPRGVLFEDTESKVAAAFEHCLRKIEQAGARIADLSIDDMIAELRAATKRGSIAAMEGAEIHADWLATGAAVPVDPHVSGPLSRAAMLPTPVYIRVLRRRSALAAAMDERLTSVDVLALPTTPVTAPTIASLAEDGELRDHVEGLLLRNTQVANQFDLCAISLPMPGMALPAGLMLVARNGHDRHLLRIAAEVERLLAG, encoded by the coding sequence ATGCAATCCATCAGCGACCGTCTCGAAATCATCCTGTCACGTCTTGCCAATCGTGCAGCCGACGAAAAGGTCTTCACCAAGCTCTATGTCGAGGCCGCGCGGGCTGCAGCCGACGCCAGCGACGCCCGCGGCCGAGCCGGCGTGACGCTCGGACCACTCGACGGCACCATTGTCTCGATCAAGGATCTGTTCGATGTCGCCGGCGAGGCGACCACGGCCGGCTCGCTGATGCGAAAGACCGCCACGCCCGCTGTGCGCGATGCCACCATCGTCAGCCGGCTGCGGCAGGCCGGTGCGGTCATTATCGGCAAGACCAACATGACCGAATTCGCCTTCACGGCGATCGGCGACAACATGCACTACGGCACGCCAGGCAATTCGATCGATGCCAGCCGCATTCCGGGTGGTTCGTCCTCAGGCGCCGGCGTTTCCGTCGGCGAGGGGACGAGCGACATCTCGATCGGTTCCGACACCGGCGGGTCGATCCGCATTCCGGCGGCGCTCAATGGTGTCGTTGGCTTCAAGCCGACGGCGCGGCGCGTGCCGCTTTCTGGCGCCTTTCCGCTGTCGGGCACGCTGGACTCGATCGGGCCGCTAGCCCGAACCGTCGCGCAATGTGCCGCCGCTGACGCGGTGATGGCCGGCGAGATGCCGAGCGAACTGGCGGCCATTCCGCTCGCCGGGCTTCGGATCGGTATCCCGCGCGGCGTTCTTTTCGAGGACACGGAAAGCAAGGTTGCCGCGGCGTTCGAGCATTGCCTTCGCAAGATCGAACAGGCCGGCGCGCGCATTGCGGATTTGTCGATCGACGACATGATCGCGGAGCTGCGCGCGGCCACCAAGCGGGGCTCGATCGCTGCGATGGAAGGAGCCGAGATCCATGCTGACTGGCTGGCGACGGGTGCGGCGGTGCCAGTCGACCCGCATGTCAGCGGGCCTTTGTCGCGGGCGGCCATGCTGCCGACGCCGGTCTATATCAGGGTCCTGCGCCGCCGCAGCGCGCTGGCCGCCGCCATGGATGAGCGGCTGACATCGGTCGATGTGCTGGCCCTGCCGACCACGCCGGTGACGGCGCCGACCATCGCTTCCCTGGCCGAGGATGGCGAACTGCGCGACCACGTCGAAGGCTTGCTGTTGCGCAACACCCAGGTCGCCAACCAGTTCGACCTCTGTGCGATCTCGCTGCCCATGCCCGGCATGGCGCTGCCGGCCGGACTGATGCTGGTCGCTCGCAACGGCCATGACCGGCACTTGCTGCGGATAGCTGCTGAAGTGGAGAGGCTGCTGGCCGGCTGA
- a CDS encoding hydroxyacid dehydrogenase: MAQTVPKILSTHPLHPRASSRLAGAGQLVIASALDPATLAREAKDADIVIVRAPLPPALFEGAWKLRAAIRHGAGLDMIPMEAAAAAGVLVANVPAVNARSVAEHVMFTALALLRQFRRVDRDLRAKGWLAGREHANSNIELAGKTIGIVGLGAVGQAVGHIAAHGFDLKVVATTRSMQPAPEKVGFLSIDALVEQSDIIVLCCPLTPETRGLISRERIARMKPNALLINVSRGPVVDDDALIEALREGRIGGAALDVFSTQPLPSNHPYFGFDNVIITPHMAGITEESMMRMGVGAAGEALLVLAGKLPVNLRNPEVVDHYRQRFPLDI; the protein is encoded by the coding sequence GTGGCCCAGACCGTGCCAAAGATCCTGTCGACCCATCCGTTGCACCCGCGTGCCTCGTCCAGGCTTGCCGGTGCAGGCCAGCTTGTGATCGCATCGGCGCTCGATCCCGCCACCTTGGCCAGGGAGGCCAAGGACGCCGACATCGTCATCGTGCGCGCACCACTGCCGCCGGCGCTGTTCGAGGGTGCATGGAAGCTGCGCGCTGCCATCCGCCATGGCGCCGGGCTCGACATGATCCCGATGGAAGCGGCGGCCGCGGCCGGCGTGCTGGTGGCCAATGTGCCGGCGGTCAATGCACGCTCGGTGGCAGAACATGTCATGTTCACGGCACTTGCGCTGCTGCGGCAATTCCGCAGGGTCGACCGCGACCTGCGCGCCAAGGGCTGGCTCGCCGGCCGCGAGCATGCCAATTCCAACATCGAGCTTGCCGGCAAGACCATCGGCATCGTCGGCCTCGGCGCCGTCGGACAGGCCGTCGGCCATATCGCCGCGCACGGCTTCGACCTGAAAGTGGTGGCAACGACGCGCAGCATGCAGCCGGCGCCGGAGAAGGTTGGCTTCCTGTCGATCGACGCGCTGGTCGAGCAGAGCGATATTATCGTGCTCTGCTGCCCGCTGACGCCGGAGACGCGCGGCCTGATCAGCCGCGAGCGCATCGCCCGCATGAAACCCAATGCGCTTTTGATCAACGTGTCGCGCGGGCCGGTGGTCGATGACGACGCCCTGATCGAGGCCTTGCGGGAAGGCCGCATCGGCGGTGCAGCACTCGACGTGTTTTCGACGCAGCCGCTGCCGTCCAATCATCCCTATTTCGGCTTCGACAACGTCATCATCACCCCGCATATGGCCGGCATTACCGAGGAATCGATGATGCGCATGGGCGTCGGCGCGGCGGGCGAAGCTCTGCTGGTGCTGGCAGGCAAGCTGCCGGTCAATCTGCGCAATCCGGAAGTGGTCGATCATTACCGGCAGCGGTTTCCGCTCGACATATAG
- a CDS encoding mandelate racemase/muconate lactonizing enzyme family protein: MRIKTIQAWWVRIPIEAAKQHRSDFGQVTTFDAAILRIETNDGLVGWGEGKNAAGSAGSYGALVHMLNHEVGPQLIGRDPADIGIIWEMLYNGVRHDSAARAGHAMPQLARRGMSVAAISAVDIALWDILGKSLGVPVWRLLGGRKLDRMQAYASGGWASADAIGEQLKSYIARGGFKALKMRVGAMDGAAHISAARVRAARQALGPDVELMVDAHGTYTVAEAKRFIHLVNDLDLAWFEEPVIADDKPGMAEVRASGAVPIATGESEATRYAFRDLAVLKAADIFQPDPAFCGGISEAMKIGTIASAFNLRFAPHLWAGAPCFFAGLHVCAASPSSFTVEYSLGANPMIHDLIEETVEAKDGMIAIPEKPGLGFTISERFLEAHAQRS, translated from the coding sequence ATGCGCATCAAGACCATCCAAGCCTGGTGGGTCCGCATCCCGATCGAAGCCGCGAAGCAGCATCGCAGCGACTTCGGCCAGGTGACGACCTTCGACGCCGCCATCCTGCGCATCGAAACCAATGACGGGCTGGTCGGCTGGGGCGAAGGCAAGAACGCCGCCGGCAGCGCCGGCAGCTACGGCGCGCTGGTCCACATGCTGAACCATGAGGTCGGCCCGCAGCTGATCGGCCGCGATCCGGCCGATATCGGCATCATCTGGGAGATGCTCTACAACGGCGTGCGCCACGACAGTGCCGCGCGCGCCGGCCACGCCATGCCGCAACTGGCGCGGCGCGGCATGAGCGTCGCCGCCATCAGCGCCGTCGACATCGCGCTCTGGGATATTCTCGGCAAATCACTAGGGGTTCCGGTCTGGCGGCTGCTCGGCGGCCGCAAGCTCGACCGCATGCAGGCCTATGCCTCCGGCGGCTGGGCATCCGCCGATGCAATCGGCGAGCAATTGAAATCCTACATCGCCCGGGGCGGCTTCAAGGCGCTGAAGATGCGGGTTGGCGCCATGGATGGTGCCGCGCACATTTCCGCCGCCCGTGTGCGCGCCGCGCGCCAGGCGCTCGGCCCCGATGTCGAGCTGATGGTCGACGCCCACGGCACCTATACGGTGGCGGAAGCCAAGCGCTTCATCCATCTCGTCAACGACCTCGATCTCGCCTGGTTCGAGGAGCCTGTGATCGCCGACGACAAGCCCGGCATGGCGGAAGTGCGCGCATCGGGTGCTGTTCCGATTGCCACCGGCGAAAGCGAGGCGACGCGCTATGCCTTCCGCGACCTCGCGGTGCTGAAAGCGGCCGATATCTTCCAGCCCGATCCTGCTTTCTGCGGCGGCATCAGCGAAGCGATGAAGATCGGCACCATCGCCAGCGCTTTCAATCTGCGCTTTGCGCCGCATCTGTGGGCCGGTGCGCCCTGCTTCTTCGCCGGGCTGCATGTCTGCGCCGCCTCGCCGTCGAGTTTCACCGTCGAATATTCGCTCGGCGCCAACCCGATGATCCACGATCTGATCGAAGAGACTGTCGAAGCCAAGGACGGTATGATAGCGATCCCGGAAAAGCCCGGATTGGGATTCACCATTTCGGAGCGATTCCTGGAGGCGCACGCGCAACGCAGTTGA
- a CDS encoding FadR/GntR family transcriptional regulator, which yields MKEKNLLAELAAYLFSHSDSETGRTPSERELAEHFGVSRGQIREALAILEAMRIVERRAKSGIYIDTKQASVEALALFARAGLPLDPLQIYETVELRKIHEIKAAELACSRATEENFERLREILKASEERIAAGEGLAKEDREFHLEIVRATKNSVFHNICSVYYLMGEQRLPIYFNDPERSVRSHAEHVQIYEALLRRDGNLAQALMSAHLQGAESYWKGLIEGGKAVAPTSAALEKA from the coding sequence ATGAAAGAAAAGAACCTTCTCGCGGAACTCGCCGCCTATCTGTTCTCCCACTCGGACAGCGAGACCGGCCGCACGCCGTCGGAGCGTGAGCTGGCGGAGCATTTCGGCGTCAGCCGCGGCCAGATCCGCGAGGCGCTGGCCATCCTGGAAGCCATGCGCATCGTCGAACGCCGCGCCAAGTCCGGCATCTACATCGACACCAAGCAGGCGAGCGTCGAGGCGCTGGCGCTGTTCGCGCGCGCCGGCCTGCCGCTTGATCCCTTGCAGATTTACGAGACGGTCGAGTTGCGCAAGATCCACGAGATCAAGGCCGCCGAGCTTGCCTGCTCGCGCGCCACCGAGGAGAATTTCGAGCGGCTGCGCGAAATCCTCAAGGCTTCCGAGGAACGCATCGCCGCCGGCGAAGGTCTGGCCAAGGAGGACCGCGAGTTCCACCTCGAGATCGTGCGCGCCACCAAGAACAGCGTCTTCCACAACATCTGCAGCGTCTATTATCTGATGGGCGAACAGCGCCTGCCGATCTACTTCAACGATCCCGAACGCAGCGTGCGCTCGCATGCCGAGCACGTGCAGATCTACGAGGCGCTGTTGCGCCGCGACGGCAATCTCGCCCAGGCGCTGATGAGCGCCCATCTGCAAGGCGCGGAGAGCTACTGGAAGGGCCTGATCGAGGGCGGCAAGGCGGTTGCGCCCACGAGCGCTGCACTCGAAAAGGCCTGA
- a CDS encoding sugar phosphate isomerase/epimerase family protein — MPTTMKGPGLFLAQFAGDAAPFNSLASITKWAAGLGYKGVQIPTWDARLFDLKKAASSKAYCDEVKGICADAGVEITELSTHLQGQLVAVHPAYDAQMDGFAPASVHNNPKARQKWAVEQMKFGAKASRNLGLNASVTFSGALAFPYLYPWPQRPAGLIEEAFAELGKRWKPILDVYEDNGVDVGYEIHPGEDVFDGATFEMFLDAVGGHKRCNINYDPSHFLLQQLDYLEFIDIYHERIKAFHVKDAEFNPTGRQGVYSGYQSWTNRAGRFRSLGDGQVDFGSIFSKLTQYNYDSWAVLEWECCLKHPEDGAAEGAPFIQHHIIRVTEKAFDDFAGGATDKKVLRAMMGI; from the coding sequence ATGCCGACGACAATGAAGGGCCCTGGACTGTTTCTGGCGCAGTTCGCGGGTGACGCAGCGCCATTCAATTCGCTGGCTTCGATCACCAAATGGGCCGCCGGTCTCGGCTATAAGGGCGTGCAGATCCCGACCTGGGATGCGCGCCTGTTCGACCTCAAGAAGGCGGCGTCTTCTAAGGCCTATTGCGACGAGGTGAAGGGCATCTGTGCCGATGCCGGCGTCGAAATCACGGAATTGTCGACGCATCTGCAGGGGCAGTTGGTGGCAGTGCACCCTGCCTATGACGCCCAGATGGATGGCTTCGCGCCGGCCTCGGTCCACAACAATCCGAAGGCGCGGCAGAAATGGGCGGTCGAGCAGATGAAGTTCGGCGCCAAGGCATCGCGCAATCTCGGGCTCAATGCATCGGTGACCTTCTCCGGTGCGCTGGCCTTCCCCTACCTCTACCCCTGGCCGCAGCGGCCGGCCGGTCTGATCGAGGAGGCCTTCGCCGAGCTCGGCAAGCGCTGGAAGCCGATCCTCGATGTCTATGAGGACAATGGCGTCGATGTCGGCTACGAGATCCATCCCGGCGAGGACGTGTTCGACGGCGCCACCTTCGAAATGTTCCTCGACGCGGTCGGCGGCCACAAGCGCTGCAACATCAACTACGATCCGTCGCACTTCCTGCTGCAGCAGCTCGACTATCTCGAATTCATCGACATCTATCACGAGCGTATCAAGGCCTTCCACGTCAAGGACGCCGAGTTCAACCCGACCGGCCGGCAGGGCGTCTATTCCGGCTATCAGAGCTGGACCAACCGCGCCGGCCGTTTCCGCTCGCTTGGCGACGGGCAGGTGGATTTCGGCAGCATCTTCTCCAAGCTGACGCAGTACAATTACGATTCCTGGGCGGTGCTGGAATGGGAGTGCTGCCTGAAGCATCCCGAAGACGGTGCTGCCGAAGGCGCCCCCTTCATCCAGCACCACATCATCCGGGTGACGGAAAAGGCATTCGACGACTTTGCCGGCGGCGCCACCGACAAGAAGGTGCTGCGCGCGATGATGGGTATCTAG
- a CDS encoding AraC family transcriptional regulator, with amino-acid sequence MSSHSSKIPITGDPLTDILRGLRLDGVEYGRCEMKEPWGIQFPAQPGARFHFIGRKGCWLKQPSGEWVELNAGDAVLLPRGEAHVLASEPGAQAWPIHGYELEEVCKDVYCTSNAEMCDKNCQPGTLLFCAAMYFNIDGLHPLLGMMPDVMRSHELEAYEPGLPHLLEAMAREVTMERVGSGGILARLADVLAATVIRSWVERGCGDSSGWIAAVRDRDIGRVLAAIHLEPDHDWTVESLARMMGASRSGFAERFATIVGETPAKYVTQVRMHQARQWLVRDRMKISVVAARLGYESDAAFSRAFKRVIGSAPSHLRAEEQADIRQAG; translated from the coding sequence ATGTCTAGCCATTCGTCCAAAATTCCGATCACCGGCGACCCGCTGACAGACATATTGCGCGGGTTGCGTCTGGATGGTGTCGAGTACGGCCGTTGCGAGATGAAGGAGCCGTGGGGCATCCAGTTCCCGGCTCAGCCCGGGGCGCGGTTTCATTTCATCGGCCGCAAGGGCTGCTGGCTGAAGCAGCCGTCCGGCGAATGGGTTGAGCTCAATGCCGGCGATGCGGTGTTGTTGCCGCGCGGCGAGGCCCATGTGCTCGCCAGCGAACCCGGGGCGCAGGCCTGGCCGATCCATGGCTATGAACTCGAGGAGGTCTGCAAGGACGTCTATTGCACGTCGAACGCGGAAATGTGCGACAAGAATTGCCAGCCGGGAACGCTGCTGTTCTGCGCCGCCATGTATTTCAATATTGATGGCCTGCACCCTCTGCTTGGCATGATGCCGGACGTAATGCGCTCGCATGAGCTGGAAGCCTATGAGCCGGGCCTTCCGCATCTGCTGGAGGCCATGGCGCGCGAAGTGACGATGGAGCGCGTCGGCTCCGGCGGCATTCTGGCGCGGCTGGCCGACGTGCTTGCCGCCACCGTCATCCGCTCATGGGTCGAACGTGGCTGCGGCGACTCCTCCGGCTGGATCGCGGCGGTCCGGGACCGCGACATCGGCCGCGTGCTGGCCGCCATCCATCTCGAGCCGGACCATGACTGGACGGTCGAATCGCTGGCCCGAATGATGGGTGCCTCACGCTCGGGCTTTGCCGAGCGCTTCGCCACCATCGTCGGCGAAACGCCGGCAAAATATGTCACCCAGGTCAGGATGCATCAGGCGCGGCAATGGCTGGTCCGCGACCGGATGAAAATCTCCGTCGTTGCCGCCCGCCTCGGTTATGAATCGGACGCTGCTTTCAGCCGCGCCTTCAAGCGCGTCATCGGCTCGGCGCCCAGCCATCTGCGCGCCGAGGAACAGGCCGATATCCGCCAGGCCGGGTAA
- a CDS encoding GFA family protein has translation MLYKGSCHCGKVAFQFKAELTGAIRCNCSICSRKGALLCAIPHESLTLLAWGDDLGTYTFGNHTMAHRFCRTCGIHPFAEDVREGGERSAYINLNCVADLDPSTLSIFDFDGRSV, from the coding sequence ATGCTGTACAAAGGCAGCTGCCACTGCGGCAAGGTCGCCTTCCAGTTCAAGGCGGAACTGACCGGCGCCATCAGGTGCAATTGTTCGATATGCTCGCGCAAGGGCGCGCTGTTATGCGCCATTCCGCATGAGAGCCTCACCCTCCTGGCCTGGGGCGATGACCTGGGCACCTATACATTCGGCAACCACACCATGGCGCACCGCTTCTGCCGCACCTGCGGCATCCACCCTTTCGCCGAGGATGTCCGCGAAGGCGGCGAACGCAGCGCCTATATCAACCTCAACTGCGTCGCCGATCTCGACCCTTCCACTCTGTCGATCTTCGACTTCGACGGGCGCTCGGTCTGA
- a CDS encoding nuclear transport factor 2 family protein encodes MDAYAHCADRRDAKGQMALFTDDTAFHVFMDSRSAEPSYVLHGRDALAPVFADLNQYQATTHFNGQSTVHLDGDRASGESYCIAHHLTVKGEKRTLMLASIRYLDQFVKLDDTWFFAERKLMVDWTETRASQP; translated from the coding sequence ATAGACGCCTATGCCCATTGCGCCGATCGACGGGATGCCAAGGGACAAATGGCGCTCTTCACCGATGACACGGCGTTTCATGTGTTCATGGACAGTCGGTCCGCCGAGCCCAGCTATGTCCTCCACGGCCGCGACGCTCTTGCGCCTGTTTTCGCCGACCTGAACCAGTATCAGGCGACCACGCATTTCAATGGTCAGAGCACGGTTCACCTCGACGGCGACCGGGCAAGCGGCGAGAGTTATTGCATCGCGCATCACCTGACGGTGAAGGGGGAGAAACGAACGCTGATGCTGGCCTCGATCCGCTATCTCGACCAATTCGTGAAGCTGGACGACACCTGGTTCTTTGCGGAACGCAAGTTAATGGTCGACTGGACCGAGACACGCGCCTCGCAGCCTTAA